The Microtus pennsylvanicus isolate mMicPen1 chromosome 19, mMicPen1.hap1, whole genome shotgun sequence genome includes a region encoding these proteins:
- the Lmod2 gene encoding leiomodin-2, translating to MSTFGYRRGLSKYESIDEDELLASLSAEELKELERELEDIEPDRTLPVGMRQKSLTEKTPTGNFSREALMAYWEKESQKLLEKERLGECGKVAEEDKEESEEELIFTESNSEISEEVCTEEEEGQEESQEEEEEEEEDSEEEDSEEEEATTEATKHINGTVNYSSTNSDNSKPKTFKSQIENINLTNSNSGRTQRNTESPTAMHPCGNPTVIEDALEKIKNNDPDTTEVNLNNIENITTQTLSRFAEALKENTVVKTLSLANTHADDAAAIAIADMLKKNEHITSVNVESNFITGKGILAIMRALQHNTVLTELRFHNQRHIMGSQVEMEIVKLLKENTTLLRLGYHFELPGPRMSMTSILTRNMDKQRQKRMQEQKQQEGYDGGAALRTKVWQRGTPGSSPYASPRQSPWSSPKVSKKVHTGRSRPPSPVAPPPPPPPPLPPHLLPPPPPPPPPPLPEKKLITRNIAEVIKQQENAQRALQNGQRKKKGKKVKKQPNNILKEIKNSLRSVQEKKMEDSSRPSTPQRSAHENLMEAIRGSSIRQLRRVEVPEALR from the exons ATGTCTACATTTGGTTACAGAAGGGGACTTAGTAAATATGAATCCATCGATGAGGATGAACTTCTGGCCTCTCTCTCAGCTGAGGAGCTTAAGGAGCTTGAGAGGGAGCTGGAGGACATTGAACCAGACCGAACCCTTCCTGTGGGGATGAGGCAAAAGAGTCTGACGGAGAAAACCCCCACAGGAAACTTCAGCAGGGAGGCGCTGATGGCTTATTGGGAAAAGGAGTCCCAGAAACTTCTGGAGAAGGAACGGCTTGGGGAGTGTGGAAAG GTTGCagaggaagacaaggaagagagtgaggaagaACTAATCTTCACAGAAAGCAACAGTGAAATCTCTGAGGAGGTGTgtacagaagaggaggaggggcaggaggagtctcaggaggaagaggaagaggaggaagaggacagtgaggaagaggacagtgaggaagaggaagctaCAACTGAAGCCACAAAACACATTAATGGAACTGTAAACTACAGTAGCACTAACTCAGATAACTCCAAGCCAAAGACATTTAAAAgtcaaatagaaaatataaatttaaccAATAGCAACAGTGGAAGGACACAGAGGAACACAGAGTCGCCCACCGCCATGCACCCTTGTGGAAATCCCACCGTTATTGAGGACGCCCtggaaaagattaaaaacaacgACCCTGACACAACAGAAGTCAATCTGAACAATATCGAGAACATCACCACACAGACCCTGTCCCGCTTTGCAGAAGCGCTCAAGGAGAACACAGTCGTGAAGACGCTCAGTCTGGCCAACACGCACGCGGATGACGCCGCGGCGATTGCCATTGCAGACATGCTCAAGAAGAATGAGCACATCACCAGTGTCAACGTGGAGTCCAACTTCATCACGGGCAAGGGGATCCTGGCCATCATGAGAGCCCTCCAGCACAACACGGTGCTCACCGAGCTGCGCTTCCACAACCAGAGGCACATCATGGGCTCCCAGGTGGAGATGGAGATTGTCAAGCTGCTCAAGGAGAACACCACGCTGCTGAGGCTGGGCTACCATTTTGAGCTCCCAGGACCAAGAATGAGTATGACGAGTATTTTAACAAGGAATATGGATAAGCAGAGGCAAAAGCGCATGCAGGAGCAGAAACAGCAAGAGGGGTACGACGGAGGAGCCGCTCTTAGGACCAAAGTCTGGCAAAGAGGGACGCCAGGCTCTTCTCCGTACGCCTCTCCAAGGCAGTCTCCCTGGTCATCTCCCAAAGTCTCCAAGAAAGTCCACACTGGGAGAAGCAGACCTCCATCTCCGGtagcccctcctcctcctcctcctccccctcttcctcctcacctgctgcctcctccccctcctccccctcctcctccactcccagaGAAAAAACTCATCACCCGAAATATTGCAGAAGTGATTAAACAACAGGAAAATGCCCAGCGGGCCCTACAAAATGGACAGCggaagaaaaaggggaagaaggtTAAGAAGCAGCCAAACAACATCCTGAAGGAAATAAAGAATTCTCTGAGGTCAgtgcaagagaagaaaatggaagacaGCTCCCGACCGTCTACCCCACAGAGATCAGCTCATGAGAACCTCATGGAAGCCATCCGGGGAAGCAGCATAAGACAGCTCCGGAGG GTGGAAGTTCCCGAGGCTCTGAGATAA